The DNA segment CGCGATCTCGGTGAACGGCAGTCCGTTGACCGGCGACGGGTTCTCGAAGTACTGCCCGCGCGCCGGCGGCACGTACTCGCCGCCGATGAAGTGGTCGTAGCGCGACTGGTAGGAGACGATCGCGCCCTCGGTGCCCGGCGCCGCGTAACGAGTCATCCTGGTGTGCCTCCCGGTGCAGCGCTGCCCGCCCTTGGGCAGCTCTCGGCGCGAGGCTAGGCGGGCGGACGTTGCAAGTACGTTGCGCCCCGGGACCATCCTCCCTCCCATGCGGTCGGCACCGCCAACTCCGCCTCCAGCGAGGCCAGCCGGGCCCGCACGGACGGCGTCGGACGCACCGTCGCGAGCGCCCGCCACACCTCGATGTCGTCCTCGCCCCACGGCGCGTGCGCCCAGTCGGCCAGCAGATCGGGATCGCGGTGCGCGACCAGCGCCGTCCGCAGCCCCCGCGCGAGCCGCTCCCGCAGCCGTACGATCGCCGGGGCCTGCGAACCGGGCAGCAGCGGACCGGTGTATGCCTCGGCCGCCGCGGTGAGCGCCCCCGACGCCAGCCGCCGCTCCACCACGGTCGCGTCCGCGTCGACCGCGGCCGTCAGCCGGTACGGCCGCGAAGCCAGCAGCCCAGGCATCAACGACCGCCGCAGACGTGCCAGTTCGGCCCGCAACGTCACCGGAGTCACCGACTCGTCCGCGTACAGCGCGCACAGCAACGCGTCACCCGTCAGCCCCTCGGGGCGCCGCGACAGCAGCAGCACGATCTCGCTGTGCCGACGGCTCAGCCTCATCCGCCGCCCCTGGAAGGCCAGTTCGGCCTCGTCCCGGCCCAGCGCGCGGAGCATCGGCGCGTCCGCGGCACACCGTGCCGGAGCGAGCAGCGCCAACTGCGCCTCCGCCGCCCGCGCCACGGCCTGCACGAACCCCAGGCTGTGCGGATGCGCCAGTCCGTCCCCGCCGGTGACGTCCACGGCGCCCAGCACCCGCCCCGTGCGCGGATCGTGCACCGGAGCGGCCACGCACGTCCAGGGCTGCACCCGCCGGGTGAAGTGCTCCGCCGCGAACACCTGCACCGGCCGGTCCAGCGCCACCGCGGTCCCCGGCGCGTTGGTGCCCACCGCGGCCTCCGACCAGCGCGCCCCCGGTACGAAGTTCATCGCGTCCGCCCGCCGCCGCGCCGCCGGATGCCCCTCGACCCACAGCAGCCTGCCCTGCGCGTCGCACACCGCGAGCAACTGCTCGTCCTCCGCGGCGAACGTGCCCAGCAGCTCCCGGAACAGCGGCATCACCCGGGCCAGCGGATGCTCCGCCCGATAGGCGCCGAGGTCGCCGTCGGACAACTCCACACACGCCGTGCCGTCCGGTACGACCCCGGCCCGCGCGCTGCGCCGCCAGGACTCCGCCACCACCGACCGCACCGGGCGCGGCACCGAGCCCACCGTGGTGAACGTCTCGTGCGCGCGGCGCAGCGCCCGGACCCGCTCGGCGG comes from the Streptomyces sp. SUK 48 genome and includes:
- a CDS encoding GAF domain-containing protein translates to MTDPWVALEPGADPAERVRALRRAHETFTTVGSVPRPVRSVVAESWRRSARAGVVPDGTACVELSDGDLGAYRAEHPLARVMPLFRELLGTFAAEDEQLLAVCDAQGRLLWVEGHPAARRRADAMNFVPGARWSEAAVGTNAPGTAVALDRPVQVFAAEHFTRRVQPWTCVAAPVHDPRTGRVLGAVDVTGGDGLAHPHSLGFVQAVARAAEAQLALLAPARCAADAPMLRALGRDEAELAFQGRRMRLSRRHSEIVLLLSRRPEGLTGDALLCALYADESVTPVTLRAELARLRRSLMPGLLASRPYRLTAAVDADATVVERRLASGALTAAAEAYTGPLLPGSQAPAIVRLRERLARGLRTALVAHRDPDLLADWAHAPWGEDDIEVWRALATVRPTPSVRARLASLEAELAVPTAWEGGWSRGATYLQRPPA